The Dehalococcoidales bacterium genomic sequence TGCTGCGCAACTGGGAGCATATTAAGCGTGAAGCGCGCGGCGATGCCTCAATGCTGGATGGTGTCCCCAGACAGATGCCGGCCCTGGGTTACAGCCAGGAAATCCAGCGCCGGGTAGCGCGGGTCGGTTTTGACTGGGAGGATATTGACGGTGTGATTGACAAACTGGTTGAAGAGGTCGGCGAGTTTAAGCAGTCAGCTACCGATGAGCAGAGAGCGCAGGAGTTCGGCGATCTGCTCTTTACCCTGGTCAGCGTTGCCCGCCATCTGGAGATTGATGCTGAGGCGGCGCTGAGGGAAGCCAACCGGAAGTTTTACCGCCGTTTCTCGGCTATGGAAGAGCTTTGCCGCCAGCGCGGGATGAGCTTTGCCGACCTTTCGTTTGCCGAGCAGAACGCCCTGTGGGAAGAGGCGAAGAGGAGGGTGGAGTAAAAAATACTGGTCGGGGCGAGAGGACTTGAACCTCCGGCCTCAGCGTCCCGAACGCTGCGCGCTACCGACTGCGCTACGCCCCGTAAGCATCCATTATAAGCTGACGGGCGGAATAAGACAAGTGACCGGTTCTGAATGAACCCACCGCTGTCCAGTTTTCAATAGTGATGGTTATTTACACCTGCCGCAAAAGGTAGTAAATTATGAGATGGTATAGAATTGCCGACTTTGAAGTATTGCGTTCTGATAATTGACGGCGCCGCCGGTCTGCCACTCCCTGAGAGGGGCGGCAAGACCTGCTTTGAACTGGCGCAGACCCCCAGCCTCGATGTTATGGCGCGGGAAGGTATAGTGGGACGGGCGCGTACCGTACCCGCCGGGATGGAGCCTTCCAGCGATGCCGCCTGTATGTCCGTGCTTGGTTATGACCCGCGTGTCTATTACCAGGGCCGGGCGGCTATCGAAGCTACCAGTATGGGGATTCCGGTCACTGAGGGTGAGGTCGTTTTCCGCTGTAATCTGGTGGCGGTCGGCGATGGTAAGATGCGGGACTACAGCGCCGGACACATCAGCACTGAAGAGGCGCAGTCGCTCATCTCGGCATTGAATGAAAGCCTGGGCGATGACCGGGTCCGCTTTTATCCCGGCGTCAGCTACCGCCACATTTGTAAGCTCAGGGGGTATGAACCGGCGCTGCGGGCTCAGTGTACCCCCCCGCATGACATTCCGGGTAAGCCGGTGGCTGAGTTTCTGCCCCGGGGGGAGGGGAGCGAGATATTACTGGAGCTGATGGAGCGTTCCAGGGAAGTGCTCCGGACTCACCCGGTGAATATCAGGCGGCAGGAGCGCGGAGAGGTTCCGGCCACTATGGTCTGGCTTTTCTGGGGAAGCGGGCGCCCGCCGGGGATGCCGTCTTTCCGGCAGGTCTACGGTCTGGAGGCGACATTGACTTCAGCGGTTGATGTGCTGCGGGGGCTGGCATTGATGATGGGGATCGGGGTCCTGGAGATACCCGGCGTGAAAGACGGGCTGGATAATGATTTCGATGCCCAGGCGGAAGGGGCGCTGGCGGCGCTCGGTAAGTATGACCTGGCGGTTATTCACGTTGAGGCGGCGGATGAAGCGGGGCATGCCGGCTCGATTGATGATAAGATAGAAGCGATACAGAGAGTGGATAAGGGAATTGCCCGCCGGCTCCGTTCCTGGCGCAGGGACGCCCTGCGGGTGCTGGTGATGCCTGACCACCCGACTCCGGTCAGGACGCAGACGCACAGCCCGGAGCCGGTCCCCTTTTTGCTCTGGGGTCCCGGCTTCGCTCCCAACGGTGCGCTGAGGTTCACCGAAACCGAGGCTGCCGGAAGAGACTTGTTTATTGACCCGGGGTGTAGTATTATGGGCAGATTGGTCAGAAAAGGACAGGAATAAATGGCTTTGATTGTTCAGAAATACGGTGGTTCGTCAGTGGCGGATGCCGGGAAGATCAAGAACGTGGCCCGGCGTATTGCCGCTACCAGGGAAAAGGGTAATCAGGTCGTGGTGGTCGTCTCGGCGATGGGAGATACCACCGACGATCTAATCAGTCTGGCTTACCAGATTACCGAACAGCCCAGCGAGAGGGAGCTGGATGTTCTTCTGTCCACCGGAGAAGTCGTTTCCAGCACATTGCTGGCGATGAGCCTGAGGGATATGGGCTACGAGGCGATCAGCCTTACCGGCGCTCAGGCGGGGATACAGACTGATGCTACCTACAGCCGGGCCCGCATCCTGAAGGTTGAGGCGAAACGGGTAACCAAGGAGCTTGAGAAAGGGAATATTGTTATCGTGGCCGGGTTTCAGGGGATCACTGAAGAAATGGATGTAACCACGCTGGGCAGGGGGGGGTCTGATACTACGGCGGTGGCCCTGGCGGCCAGTCTGGGGGCGGAGGTCTGCCAGATATATACCGATGTGGAAGGGGTCTATACCGCTGACCCCCGGCTTGTACCCACGGCGCAAAAGCTGCCTGAGATTGGCTATGAGGAGATGCTGGAACTGGCCAGCGAAGGGACCAAGGTAATGCACCCCCGGGCAGTTGAGCTGGGGGAACTGTTTAACATCCCCATTATGGTGGCTTCAAGTTTTACGGAAGAGCCGGGGACACTGATTCATGGAGGAGCATCAATGGAAGTACGCAACAAGGTGAGAAGTATTGCTCATGACCTGGATGTGGCCAAGATAACGGTGGTTGGTGTTCCTGACCGTCCGGGTATTGCCGCGGCTCTATTCGAGCCGCTGGCCGAAGCCAATATCAGCATCGATACTATCGTGCAAAATGCTAGTATCAACAAAATCACGGATTTGACCTTCACGGTGGCCAAGAGCCAGCTCAGCCAGGCGATGAAGGTGGTGGAACCTATCGCCAGGTCAATCGGGGCGACCGAGTGTGTCAGTGATATTCACCTGGGTAAGGTCAGTATCGTCGGTACCGGAATGCAGAATACGCCGGGATATGCCGCCAGCATGTTCAGGGTGTTCAGTGAACACGGGATAAATATTCAGCTCATTTCTACGTCCGAGATCAGGATAACCTGTATTATTGATGAAGCCAGGATTAAAGATGCGGTCAACGCCTTGCACCGGGTATTTAAGCTGGATGTATAGAAATAGCCTTGTTTAACTGGTTTGGCTGGAGTAAAATGAAGGGTTGATTAAATCTCAGGGAGATATTCGGCATGTCATATCAGGAGCAAGAAGGGATAAGGCTGAGACGCCAGTCCAGTAAACAGGCGATAGCCCTGGCGATGGAGGGTCGCTGGGAGGAGGCGGTAGCGGCTAATCAGGGCCTGCTGGAACTTTTTCCTGACGATGTTGAGGCCTATAACCGTTTGGGCAGGGCCTATATGGAGCTGGGGGACTATTCCGGGGCGAAGAAAGCTTACCAGAAAGCGATAGAGCTTGATCCCTACAATTCTATCGCCAGCAAAAATTTCAACCGTTTGTCCCATCTGGACGAGGCGACGGATACTTCGGTGGGTGATTACCAGAAGGTTGAGCCCAATCAATTCATCGAAGAGGTGGGCCGGGCGGGAGTGGTTGATTTATATAACCTGGCGCCACCGGGGGTACTGGCTAAAATGGTGGCTGGTAGCCGGGTAGAGCTGAAGGTATCCGGGTCTAATTTACTGGCGGAGAACAGCCGGGGCGAGTACCTGGGACAGGTTGACCCCAGGTACGGACAACGTCTGGTCAAGTTGATAGAGGGCGGGAACAGGTATTCGGCGGCTATTATCAGCTCCACGGAAGACGCGGTGAAGGTCATTATCAGGGAGGTGTTCAAGAGTCCCGAGCAGATGGGGCGTCTCTCGTTTCCACCGCCGAAAAGTACCGAGGGCCTGCGGCCCTATGTTGCCGACAGGATAGGGGACAGGATTATCCGGCGCGAGATTGAGTACGAGCAGGAATTACCCGGAGAGCCAAGCTATACCATCATCGGCGGCGAGGAGACGGAAGTATTATCAGGGGACGTTACGGATGGTGATGATGATGTGGAAAGCGAAGAATAGGAGGTTTATGCTGCTATGGTTCTAGGTAAGACCCGGCCGATAAACATCGAAGATGAAATGCGTAGCTCTTATCTTGACTACGCGATGAGCGTCATCGTTTCCCGCGCTCTGCCCGATGTGAGGGATGGACTGAAGCCGGTCCATCGGCGCATTCTCTTCGCTATGGATGGTATGGGGATCCGTTACAATACTCCCTTTAAGAAGAGCGCCCGTATTGTGGGCGAGGTGCTGGGTAAATATCATCCCCACGGCGATACCTCCGTTTATGATGCGATGGTGCGCATGGCGCAGGATTTCTCGATGCGCTATATGCTGGTCGAGGGGCAGGGTAATTTCGGCAGTATTGATAACGACCCGCCGGCCGCCATGCGTTATACTGAAGCCCGCCTGGCTGAGGTTGCCGGGCAGATGCTGGTTGACATTGATAAGGAAACGGTCGACTTCACGCCCAATTTTGATGATAGTCTTACCGAGCCTCTGGTGCTGCCTACACGGTTACCTAATTTGCTGGTTAACGGCAGTTCGGGAATTGCGGTAGGAATGACAACCAATATTCCTCCCCATAATCTGGGAGAGGTATGTGAGGCTATCTGTTATCTTATTGAGAATCCGGGCGCGACCGTTGATGAGCTTACCCAGTTCGTCAAGGGACCTGATTTTCCGACCGCCGGTATCATCCTGGGCAGGGACGGAATCAGAAGCGCTTATACTACCGGCCGTGGCCGGATAATAGTCCGGTCAAAGGCGCTCATCACCGATAGTTCTGATACCGGGCACCGCCAGATTGTCGTGACCGAGCTTCCCTACCAGACCAATAAGGCTGCCCTGGTGGGGAAGATAGCCGAGCAGGTTTCCAACAAGAAAATAACCGGTATCAGTGAGCTCCGGGATGAATCTGACCGTCAGGGGATGCGTGTCGTCATCGAGTTAAAGAGAGAAGCTCAACCGCAGCAGGTGCTTAATAGCCTCTACAAGCATACCGCCATGCAGACGGCCTTTTTCGTCAATATGGTAGCCCTGGTTGACGGGCAACCCCGGCTTATCAGTCTCAAAGAGGCGTTGCAGTGCTATATTGATTTCCGCCGCGAGGTTATCACCCGGCGTTCCCGGTTTGAGTTGAAAGGGGCTAAAGCCCGTGCTCATATCCTGGAGGGGCTGAAAATCGCTCTGGACCAGATAGACAAGGTGATCGCTACCATCAGGCAGTCCGAGACGGCCGAGAAGGCGAGACAGAACCTGATGACCGACTTTGGTTTGTCTCAGATCCAGGCACAGGCTATCCTGGACATGCAATTACGCCGGCTGGCTAATCTGGAGCGACAGAAGGTGTTTGATGAGTATGCCGAGGTCTTGAAGACAATCGCTTATCTGGAAGAGTTGCTGGCGAATCCGAGAAGGGTGCTGGCTCTGGTCAAGAGTGAGGTCGAGGAGTTAAAGTCGAAGTATAGTGACCCACGGCGGACGGAAATCAGTGATCAGGGGGAGGTGGAGTTCCACGAAGAAGACCTCGTCCCTCACCAGGATGTGGTGGTCACGCTCAGTGACCGGGGGTTTGTGAAGAGAGTGCCTTCTCAACTCTACACGCTGCAACACCGCGGGGGAAAGGGTATCATCGGCATGGTAACCAGGGAGAATGATGCCGTCAGACTGCTGGTGGTGGCGGATACCCATGCCAACCTCCTCTTTTTTACTAACCGGGGCAAGGTCTATCGCCTTAAGTGCTATGAAATCCCGGCCGGCAGTTCACGGACAGCCAAGGGAATCGCGGTGGTCAATCTCTTCCCTATCGTCGAGCATGAAAAAGTTACCGATGTCGTCTCAGTAACTGACTTTAAGCCGGATACCTACCTGTTGATGGCGACCCGCAGTGGCGAGGTAAAGAAGACGGCCCTGGACCGGTTCTCGGTGGTGCGCAGCAGCGGGCTCATTGCCATGGATGTGGAGGAGGGGGATGAGCTGGTGGCGGCGCGTCTGGCTACTGACCGGGACAATGTGATTATAGTCACGGAGAAGGGACAGTCAATCAAGTTCGCCGTATCCAGTTTAAGAGCCAGCCTGAGGACCAGTGGCGGAGTGGCCGGTATCCGGCTGGCGCCGGGTGACCGGCTGGTCAGTATGGATATCGCCGATCCTGATGCTTTTCTTTTGACGGTTACCGGCGGCGGTTTTGGTAAGATTACCCCTATCAGTAATTATCCGAAACAGAAGCGAGCCGGCAGCGGAGTGAAGACATTTAAGCTTACCTCGGAGACGGAGGGGGTGGCCGCTGCCAGGGTAGTCACTCCATCCCAGGAAGTAATGATAGTCTCCGCCGATGGAATTGTCATCCGCACGCCGGTGCGGGAGACAGACCCCAAGAAAGGCATCACTATTCAGGGGAGGAGCACCCAGGGGGTAAGGTTGATGAGGCTCGATGATGGTGATAAGGTGGTGGCGCTCACCAGCTTTACCCACTCTCAACCCTCTCAACCCGGTTTGCTGTAGTGAAGATGGATTTGTAAGCGGAGAGCCGAATAAAGATCAGGGTACTCTCTCCCCCAGGAAGCTTTGTATCACAAGTGATTCCCTCTATGTCACCCTGAGCACGTTCGCTTCGCTCAGTATAAACTCTGCGAAGGGTTTCGGAGTGGTGGAGAGTGTCGGTTCACCGCTAACCCGCACCCAGATTCTTCGTCACTTCGTTCCTCAGAATGACATTTGATACAAGACCCCCCCAAGGGGAGCGGAAATTTTTATATAATGCTATGCTATCGTTCGACTGAACTCACCTGGCAGACGAGTTCATCTTCTTCGGGATGGACTCTGCGGCCGTTTTCAGGCAGCCCCGGTTAACGGAACAAGGATTGTCACTGTCCGGTCAGGGAGAGCTTTTCGACGCCAGTTTCTCCCGGCAGGCTGGCAGGAGCTTTTCCAGTCCGCAGGCGTTGCAGGCTTCGGTTCGGCAGTCCCGGGTTACCCTGCTTTTTTGGGATGACTGGTACTCCCGTTTCAGGAAAGCCGGGGTTACTCCCACATCAATATGAGACCAGGGGAGCACCTCGTCAAGGGAGCGCTGCCGCTGAGCGTAGAATTCAGGCTTAAGCCCGTTTTCGGCAAAAGCGCGGGACCAGTTTTCATAATTAAAGTGTTCTCCCCAGGAATCAAGCACGCAGCCCAGCTGCCAGGCGCGGTGGATGACCTTACCCAGACGCCGGTCTCCGCGTGAGAGGGCCGCTTCGAGCAAGCTGGCTTTCGGATCGTGCCAGGATAACCTGACCCCTTTGCGGCGCAGTCCCTGCTGGAGCATCTCGTGTTTGGCTGTCAGCGCCGCTTCGTCCTCCTGGGCTACCCACTGAAAGGGCGTGTGCGGCTTGGGGACAAAGGTCGATACATTGACCCTTATCTGGGGGGTCTTCCCTTTAGCCTGGCTGCCCGATGAACGGACTTTATCAATCAGGTTGATGATGTCCTCGATGTCTTCTGTGCTCTCTCCGGGCAGGCCGAGCATGAAGTAGAGCTTGACGCCGGTCCAGCCTCTGCTGAAAACGGCGGTGGTTGTTTCGAGTAGCTCGTCTTCCGAGATATTCTTGTTGATGCTGCGGCGCATTCTTTCATTACCAGCTT encodes the following:
- the mazG gene encoding nucleoside triphosphate pyrophosphohydrolase; protein product: MSLPENLERFDTLVDIIARLRAPDGCPWDREQTHASLRENLLEECYEVLEALDEGDTGKLREELGDLLMQIVMHAQIAREAGDFELGDVLAGISTKLVQRHPHVFGSLKVTGTAEVLRNWEHIKREARGDASMLDGVPRQMPALGYSQEIQRRVARVGFDWEDIDGVIDKLVEEVGEFKQSATDEQRAQEFGDLLFTLVSVARHLEIDAEAALREANRKFYRRFSAMEELCRQRGMSFADLSFAEQNALWEEAKRRVE
- a CDS encoding cofactor-independent phosphoglycerate mutase; translation: MPTLKYCVLIIDGAAGLPLPERGGKTCFELAQTPSLDVMAREGIVGRARTVPAGMEPSSDAACMSVLGYDPRVYYQGRAAIEATSMGIPVTEGEVVFRCNLVAVGDGKMRDYSAGHISTEEAQSLISALNESLGDDRVRFYPGVSYRHICKLRGYEPALRAQCTPPHDIPGKPVAEFLPRGEGSEILLELMERSREVLRTHPVNIRRQERGEVPATMVWLFWGSGRPPGMPSFRQVYGLEATLTSAVDVLRGLALMMGIGVLEIPGVKDGLDNDFDAQAEGALAALGKYDLAVIHVEAADEAGHAGSIDDKIEAIQRVDKGIARRLRSWRRDALRVLVMPDHPTPVRTQTHSPEPVPFLLWGPGFAPNGALRFTETEAAGRDLFIDPGCSIMGRLVRKGQE
- a CDS encoding aspartate kinase, whose product is MALIVQKYGGSSVADAGKIKNVARRIAATREKGNQVVVVVSAMGDTTDDLISLAYQITEQPSERELDVLLSTGEVVSSTLLAMSLRDMGYEAISLTGAQAGIQTDATYSRARILKVEAKRVTKELEKGNIVIVAGFQGITEEMDVTTLGRGGSDTTAVALAASLGAEVCQIYTDVEGVYTADPRLVPTAQKLPEIGYEEMLELASEGTKVMHPRAVELGELFNIPIMVASSFTEEPGTLIHGGASMEVRNKVRSIAHDLDVAKITVVGVPDRPGIAAALFEPLAEANISIDTIVQNASINKITDLTFTVAKSQLSQAMKVVEPIARSIGATECVSDIHLGKVSIVGTGMQNTPGYAASMFRVFSEHGINIQLISTSEIRITCIIDEARIKDAVNALHRVFKLDV
- a CDS encoding tetratricopeptide repeat protein, which translates into the protein MSYQEQEGIRLRRQSSKQAIALAMEGRWEEAVAANQGLLELFPDDVEAYNRLGRAYMELGDYSGAKKAYQKAIELDPYNSIASKNFNRLSHLDEATDTSVGDYQKVEPNQFIEEVGRAGVVDLYNLAPPGVLAKMVAGSRVELKVSGSNLLAENSRGEYLGQVDPRYGQRLVKLIEGGNRYSAAIISSTEDAVKVIIREVFKSPEQMGRLSFPPPKSTEGLRPYVADRIGDRIIRREIEYEQELPGEPSYTIIGGEETEVLSGDVTDGDDDVESEE
- the gyrA gene encoding DNA gyrase subunit A, with product MVLGKTRPINIEDEMRSSYLDYAMSVIVSRALPDVRDGLKPVHRRILFAMDGMGIRYNTPFKKSARIVGEVLGKYHPHGDTSVYDAMVRMAQDFSMRYMLVEGQGNFGSIDNDPPAAMRYTEARLAEVAGQMLVDIDKETVDFTPNFDDSLTEPLVLPTRLPNLLVNGSSGIAVGMTTNIPPHNLGEVCEAICYLIENPGATVDELTQFVKGPDFPTAGIILGRDGIRSAYTTGRGRIIVRSKALITDSSDTGHRQIVVTELPYQTNKAALVGKIAEQVSNKKITGISELRDESDRQGMRVVIELKREAQPQQVLNSLYKHTAMQTAFFVNMVALVDGQPRLISLKEALQCYIDFRREVITRRSRFELKGAKARAHILEGLKIALDQIDKVIATIRQSETAEKARQNLMTDFGLSQIQAQAILDMQLRRLANLERQKVFDEYAEVLKTIAYLEELLANPRRVLALVKSEVEELKSKYSDPRRTEISDQGEVEFHEEDLVPHQDVVVTLSDRGFVKRVPSQLYTLQHRGGKGIIGMVTRENDAVRLLVVADTHANLLFFTNRGKVYRLKCYEIPAGSSRTAKGIAVVNLFPIVEHEKVTDVVSVTDFKPDTYLLMATRSGEVKKTALDRFSVVRSSGLIAMDVEEGDELVAARLATDRDNVIIVTEKGQSIKFAVSSLRASLRTSGGVAGIRLAPGDRLVSMDIADPDAFLLTVTGGGFGKITPISNYPKQKRAGSGVKTFKLTSETEGVAAARVVTPSQEVMIVSADGIVIRTPVRETDPKKGITIQGRSTQGVRLMRLDDGDKVVALTSFTHSQPSQPGLL